A portion of the Carya illinoinensis cultivar Pawnee chromosome 11, C.illinoinensisPawnee_v1, whole genome shotgun sequence genome contains these proteins:
- the LOC122281502 gene encoding phosphatidylinositol glycan anchor biosynthesis class U protein isoform X3 has translation MVLHYYFHSLGHSRSKELKGNPITFYADIVNAMLIRATGQNLQMEYIRSLKLLDHVKLLEKPGKIIPSGDIAALVYLWNPFTIVACVGLSTSPIENLAIILSLYGACKRQAPLAAFGWVIATHLSLYPAILIIPMILLLGYGPDTPPRKLFLQRRNVEVGDNPPNDRCCEREEVVHRPEVPHIFSWRPVIHFLCWTSLWSVYVLVLCGISVKRYGGLWELFKRTYGFMLTVQDLSPNIGVLWYFFAEVFDFFRNFFLIVFHGNILFMMLPLAIRLKHRPCFLAFVYIAISSMLKSYPSVGDSALYLGLLGLFVNELADMQFSFFLFCGYVGVSLLSPVMHNLWIWRGTGNANFYFATAMAYACLQIILVVESVSAMLNHDRMLRKPLTELQDGKS, from the exons ATATTGTCAATGCAATGCTCATTCGTGCTACCGGTCAGAATCTTCAGATGGAATATATTCGGAGTTTGAAACTTCTAGACCATGTTAAATTATTAGAAAAGCCAGGTA AGATTATTCCTTCTGGAGATATTGCCGCTCTTGTGTACTTGTGGAATCCTTTCACAATAGTTGCATGCGTGGGTTTGTCAACATCCCCAATTGAAAATCTTGCCATCATTTTGTCCCTTTATGGAGCATGTAAAC GACAAGCTCCTTTGGCAGCCTTTGGATGGGTTATAGCAACGCATCTATCCCTGTATCCTGCAATTTTGATTATTCCG ATGATTCTTTTATTAGGATATGGCCCAGATACTCCTCCTAGGAAATTGTTCCTGCAAAGAAGAAATGTTGAAGTTGGAGATAATCCTCCAAATGATAGATGTTGTGAGCGAGAGGAAGTGGTACATAGACCAGAAGTACCGCATATATTCTCATGGAGACCAGTCATTCATTTCTTATGTTGGACTTCTTTGTGGTCAGTCTATGTGTTAGTCCTATGTGGCATATCTGTTAAACGGTATGGTGGCCTCTGGGAGTTGTTTAAAAG AACATATGGGTTCATGCTCACTGTGCAAGATCTGTCTCCTAATATTGGTGTCTTATG GTATTTCTTTGCAGAAGTTTTCGATTTTTTCAGAAACTTCTTTCTGATAGTTTTCCATGGGAATATTCTGTTTATGATGCTGCCATTAGCCATACGGCTGAAACATCGACCCTGCTTTTTGGCTTTTGTGTACATTGCGATCTCTTCAATGCTTAAGTCTTATCCTTCA GTTGGAGACTCAGCACTATACTTGGGTTTGTTGGGGCTGTTTGTTAACGAGCTTGCAG ATATGCAATTCTCTTTCTTCCTGTTCTGTGGATATGTTGGGGTTTCTCTCCTTAGCCCTGTGATGCACAACCTGTGGATATGGAGG GGCACCGGCAACGCAAATTTTTACTTCGCAACGGCAATGGCTTATGCTTGCTTGCAG ATTATCTTGGTGGTTGAGAGTGTAAGCGCTATGCTCAATCATGACAGAATGCTGAGAAAGCCTCTAACAGAGCTTCAAGATGGCAAAAGTTGA
- the LOC122281502 gene encoding phosphatidylinositol glycan anchor biosynthesis class U protein isoform X4: MVLHYYFHSLGHSRSKELKGNPITFYADIVNAMLIRATGQNLQMEYIRSLKLLDHVKLLEKPEIIPSGDIAALVYLWNPFTIVACVGLSTSPIENLAIILSLYGACKRQAPLAAFGWVIATHLSLYPAILIIPMILLLGYGPDTPPRKLFLQRRNVEVGDNPPNDRCCEREEVVHRPEVPHIFSWRPVIHFLCWTSLWSVYVLVLCGISVKRYGGLWELFKRTYGFMLTVQDLSPNIGVLWYFFAEVFDFFRNFFLIVFHGNILFMMLPLAIRLKHRPCFLAFVYIAISSMLKSYPSVGDSALYLGLLGLFVNELADMQFSFFLFCGYVGVSLLSPVMHNLWIWRGTGNANFYFATAMAYACLQIILVVESVSAMLNHDRMLRKPLTELQDGKS; encoded by the exons ATATTGTCAATGCAATGCTCATTCGTGCTACCGGTCAGAATCTTCAGATGGAATATATTCGGAGTTTGAAACTTCTAGACCATGTTAAATTATTAGAAAAGCCAG AGATTATTCCTTCTGGAGATATTGCCGCTCTTGTGTACTTGTGGAATCCTTTCACAATAGTTGCATGCGTGGGTTTGTCAACATCCCCAATTGAAAATCTTGCCATCATTTTGTCCCTTTATGGAGCATGTAAAC GACAAGCTCCTTTGGCAGCCTTTGGATGGGTTATAGCAACGCATCTATCCCTGTATCCTGCAATTTTGATTATTCCG ATGATTCTTTTATTAGGATATGGCCCAGATACTCCTCCTAGGAAATTGTTCCTGCAAAGAAGAAATGTTGAAGTTGGAGATAATCCTCCAAATGATAGATGTTGTGAGCGAGAGGAAGTGGTACATAGACCAGAAGTACCGCATATATTCTCATGGAGACCAGTCATTCATTTCTTATGTTGGACTTCTTTGTGGTCAGTCTATGTGTTAGTCCTATGTGGCATATCTGTTAAACGGTATGGTGGCCTCTGGGAGTTGTTTAAAAG AACATATGGGTTCATGCTCACTGTGCAAGATCTGTCTCCTAATATTGGTGTCTTATG GTATTTCTTTGCAGAAGTTTTCGATTTTTTCAGAAACTTCTTTCTGATAGTTTTCCATGGGAATATTCTGTTTATGATGCTGCCATTAGCCATACGGCTGAAACATCGACCCTGCTTTTTGGCTTTTGTGTACATTGCGATCTCTTCAATGCTTAAGTCTTATCCTTCA GTTGGAGACTCAGCACTATACTTGGGTTTGTTGGGGCTGTTTGTTAACGAGCTTGCAG ATATGCAATTCTCTTTCTTCCTGTTCTGTGGATATGTTGGGGTTTCTCTCCTTAGCCCTGTGATGCACAACCTGTGGATATGGAGG GGCACCGGCAACGCAAATTTTTACTTCGCAACGGCAATGGCTTATGCTTGCTTGCAG ATTATCTTGGTGGTTGAGAGTGTAAGCGCTATGCTCAATCATGACAGAATGCTGAGAAAGCCTCTAACAGAGCTTCAAGATGGCAAAAGTTGA